One genomic segment of Mytilus trossulus isolate FHL-02 chromosome 4, PNRI_Mtr1.1.1.hap1, whole genome shotgun sequence includes these proteins:
- the LOC134716589 gene encoding uncharacterized protein LOC134716589: MHICKLPLTAKTTLTSNSQVVNNGEWCGQQGQANWVEFDFETYVGIREVVIGKSANSMQGYVTDFNIHYVGPQSQTLQNYGSDPNNTNKAAVIKTGLNDQVGSSTISLTGVAVSKFRINIVNYSKQPCIKINLHGCTNSEELCPPGCQNGGACVYEEICACARGFEGQLCEKAISHSGACMSPLGMANSGIPDSALSASSSKPGHGKEKARYGCCSGQNGGAWCPAVGDTNPWYEVSFVKPQTVSALDFIFPWYPRGTIATEYMKSFELQFWSALDPVKSWRTFAKDVPSIYNDTLYYSISLQPSIVVNAIRILPLAYKKEPCIRFEVLGCDPKGLCSAGYCQNGGFCMGENICLCTHGYYGARCEHTANQLLTLNAGFQTIVHQVLQTTTTIKFTVHGNPALVTTATGQAIHITSSNQYLIIDKTGFTSCLSNLDKCTNGFTITTNVHFNSTITDNTYIISSGGNLPNTKGIALYYLSGNIHFVVSTSAKIWHLVIPHKITLNVWHHLELSWNQNLGCELVDNGKLVGSVTQPVPHHATLVQQIAIGHGYTQSTTHISMKVEGFKTVDANRASLVVAGIVTPAPMVSMTTEEPATTATTDQMTTEFSCGAKEVKFDFMAIKDNVLVTPEYNFTVYKNPTIRPENNGHAVLILNTTGQYVELPNKGIECIQDMTKCESGFTLSLEIKWLDMNSTNKRYIFSSGADKVNNSGIALYLWHGELYCAAKKDNIIWTAKEKLNVKEGDWHSYQVSWNKKDGFVVYLDGHIFMKHTRKFPNPAQPGTFPLLIATTPGYNETSLMEVRNLYTWTASRDVLINNTCITEFPTVPPTTTAYHFTFIKIGHNIMTTTAFNLSVHGNPQLEHHSFTRNPILVLNGSNQYVEFSNNSNIGCLNNLAVCQSGFTIEVDVSLTKVDQQQKTVIISNSNQYLNETGMALYFFNGLLYGYVSTSHQTWKVEYNYKVDLNKYHNYQISWSVTHGLTLFIDGHQVASTTYATTHKYTLIQHSLTIGKLHSVSYTTSMKLTGLTIWQASHQVLIQQGTLTTAGTTDSPTTLSSKVPASSTTIKIPPSPSLTSTSTTTSGTTPTSPIEVTIPSTIATTSSEVIKKHHFGFIAISHNVLTTSSYNLSVHGSPHLEQNSVLVLNGSNQFVEFSNNSNLGCLNNLAVCQTGFTIKVNVSLTKVNQQQKTVIISNSNQYLNGTGMALYFHNGHLYGYMSTHNQTWKVEYKYKVDVTMWHKYQISWSLVHGLTIFIDGHQVVTTTHATTHKFTLIQHSLTIGKLHLVSYTTSMKLTGLTIWQASHQVLIQHGILTTAGTSVSPTTLSSKLPTSSTTTKITSTSTTTSGTTPTSPIEATIPSTIASTSSEVIKTHHFGFIAISHNVLTTSSYNLSVHGSPHLEQNSVLVLNGSNQFVEFSNNSNQGCLNNLAVCQTGFTIKVNVSLIMVNQEQKTVIISNSNQYLNGTGMALYFYHGHLYGYMSTHNQTWKVNYKYKADVTIWHKYQISWSVVDGLTIFIDGHQVVTTTHATTHKYILIQHSLTIGKLHSVSYTTSMKLTGLTIWQASHQVLIQHGILSTAGSTVSPTTLSSKLPTSSTTIKIPPSPSLTSTSTTTSGTTPTTPIEATIPSTVSTTTSEVIKTHHFTFIAISHNILTTSSYNLSVHGGPHLEHHSVLVLNGSNQFVEFSNSSNLGCLNNVAVCQTGFTIKVNVSLTKVIQQQKTVIISNSNQYLNGTGMALYFHNGHLYGYMSTHNQTWKVNYKYKVDVTMWHKYQISWSVTHGLTIFIDGHQVVTTTHATTHQYTLIQHSLTIGKLHSVSYTTSMKLTGLTIWQASHQVLIQQGILTTVSTTDSKPTITSTTTLSSTQTSRLKATQMTTSPPTTTSGTTSTTPIKTTIPSTIATISSEVIKTHHFSFIAISHNILKTSSYTLSVHGSPHLEQHSILVLNGSNQFVEFSNNSNIGCLNNLVVCQTGFTIKVNVSLTKVNQQQKTVIISNSNQYLNGTGMALYFFNGHLYGYMSTRNQTWKVEYKYKVDLTLWHKYQISWSVAHGLTLFIDGHQVVTTTHATTHKYTLIHHTLTIGKLHSVSYTTSMKLTGLTIWQASYQVLIQQGILTTVDTTDSTPTTTPTTTLGSTLPISSVTKKIITSSSSITSTLTSSSSTTPIKMTIPSTIETTSSEVIKTHHFGFISISHNILTTSSFNLSVHGSPHLEHHSVLVLNGSNQFVEFSNNSNIGCLNNLVVCQTGFTIKVNVSLIKINQQQKTVIISNSNQYLNGTGMALYFFNGHLYGYMSTHNQTWKVEYKYKVDLTLWHKYQISWSVAHGLTLFIDGHQVVTTTHATTHKYTFIHHTLTIGKLHSVSYTTSMKLTGLTIWQASHQVLIQHGIHTTAMPTTTTLAPTTTKMDIPKFEWNFVKIPHSQTIIGSMFNATVHGSVNVNASLGFNFNNTNQYIDLGVHSDLCFGNLSLCSCGLTIKITIMFTKLEENTVIISSGAEQATGTGLAMVYRYGQIHCMVSTATDSWFTEFSRERFIYHQVHQVIITWSPAHGLKVIINNYVISSVTKSIKHRAIKSFTEHMYIGNTPTVKSLTSCNYFMSSVTIWHCWIDNIVGEGELTTPIPETTKVPVTTPVKTVPPTSPAPALTTQFCQTGYVCKDDLTTHPTWKPTSPSKKPTTLKQTQPTNSPTKKPTRPTKPTKPTTPKPTAGPTTPKATKKPTTPKPTTPKPTTPKPTKPTTRPTTPKPTTPRPSRPSYVTIPHLRPGVSNTGVAYFSCQFEKSKQPNVEFVVCLQINGKCPKPVLVDGSYQEVKFTIVEINQNLFRKQITCTVQAKWKGHSLLTPIKTSNSITPDIKIVTGNLVLTEGNKTEHLVVNVTAPPQMFCCQGCQGNCKVTITTYANHERFYQRCTSNKYIPEVVIGWAGTSQSPNKNQCGTSVSQTTHISSWQQIIKIPVKATVDGRIDRNTHNHFTVQGHVVNQLKPSITIKPHTLNVGQVQITANNGDHHAQCKSLNDPHMTTFDGRRYDNHNGGEFTLYKHTSLPYEVRAFYTKCSSRGRAYCNCGAAIKSGDDVITFQTCQRSGNNGQGHGHGGILGFLFNGLTGHGHGHGHGHDHHHHSTPARISVELYKNGELTPGTEIRRIGCGQKYQVILPTGTVVTIQSSGTQFINIWINPSSVDRGQTEGLCGSYDGNRYNDVYFPLHNNRPDNSKNPTPFCMKWKEPKTIFYGVSAEKYNYINTFCSCIQNKEVFCNRGHGIMTCAKSRYDITSTILRQAKIPNIGHRHRRDVAEDETVLTTTVMPVQTNITTINYTSAEAYNRCKELVEQNKAVQSCWSTVNNTLFNTSMENCAADLVDSGDEVWANGYITDVVEECLNTLANQQEIVNGTVKQPNDTEAVDTTELCQQDCGQHGECIEGVCRCAAGYSGLSCDVSAEDTVPTMIIQPAGTGSCGCDRRTTDDCNTVTVYGDNFVESTTLTCHYEFTQGPAFGKPASLGRSATAQYVSINQVTCTLPEVNDGVYISISNNGQGYSSDWYLHTVYDSVCFDCVSSGQTSPAIQYNRKNFTCIINGQCFAANDKKPDDECKSCDSSNSDNKWTDSSDKSCKCSSETEVSKVGAEEDSVYNKQTVTILAVVIGILCFITMVSLFYNCKLRSKRSLYRKEEYATDDAFNLPQKKNYENPGYSYDQSDNVKM, encoded by the exons GACTTTGTTCAGCTGGTTATTGTCAGAATGGTGGATTTTGCATGGGAGAAAATATATGTCTCTGCACACATGGTTACTATGGAGCTCGATGTGAACATACAG CCAACCAGTTACTGACATTGAATGCTGGATTCCAGACAATTGTACATCAGGTCCTGCAGACAACAACCACTATCAAGTTTACTGTCCATGGAAACCCAGCACTGGTAACCACTGCAACTGGTCAAGCTATTCACATAACTAGTAGCAACCAATACCTAATCATTGACAAAACTGGCTTCACTTCTTGTTTGAGTAATTTGGATAAATGTACAAATGGTTTTACAATAACAACCAATGTCCATTTTAACTCTACGATAACAGACAACACATACATAATATCCAGTGGTGGGAACTTGCCAAACACTAAGGGAATAGCACTATACTACCTAAGTGGAAATATTCACTTTGTTGTTAGTACATCTGCTAAAATATGGCATTTGGTTATACCACACAAAATAACTCTGAATGTATGGCATCATTTAGAACTCTCCTGGAATCAAAATCTCGGCTGTGAACTGGTAGACAATGGTAAATTGGTAGGATCAGTAACTCAGCCAGTCCCTCACCATGCCACACTTGTACAACAGATAGCCATTGGACATGGGTATACACAGTCAACAACTCATATCTCAATGAAGGTGGAGGGATTTAAAACTGTTGATGCTAACAGAGCTAGTTTAGTTGTAGCAGGAATAGTCACGC CTGCACCTATGGTTTCCATGACAACTGAAGAACCAGCCACTACAGCAACAACTGACCAAATGACAACAG AGTTTTCATGTGGAGCTAAGGAAGTAAAATTTGACTTCATGGCAATTAAAGATAATGTTCTTGTAACACCTGAGTATAACTTTACTGTGTACAAAAACCCGACAATACGACCAGAAAATAATGGACATGCTGTACTCATTCTGAACACAACAGGTCAATATGTAGAACTACCCAACAAAGGTATAGAATGTATACAAGACATGACTAAGTGTGAGAGTGGATTTACACTTAGTTTGGAAATTAAATGGCTGGATATGAATTCTACCAATAAAAGGTACATTTTCTCCAGTGGGGCGGATAAGGTCAACAACTCTGGCATAGCTCTCTATTTGTGGCACGGAGAACTCTATTGTGCTGCAAAGAAGGATAACATAATTTGGACAGCCAAAGAAAAGCTGAATGTGAAAGAAGGAGATTGGCACTCCTATCAGGTATCCTGGAACAAGAAAGATGGGTTCGTGGTTTATTTAGATGGACATATCTTCATGAAGCACACTCGTAAGTTCCCTAATCCAGCACAACCTGGGACATTTCCGCTACTTATTGCTACAACTCCAGGTTATAATGAGACATCATTGATGGAAGTAAGAAACCTGTACACCTGGACTGCTTCCAGGGATGTTTTAATTAACAACACCTGTATAACAG AATTTCCAACAGTGCCACCTACAACAACTG CATACCATTTCACCTTTATAAAAATTGGTCACAATATTATGACTACAACTGCTTTCAATTTATCTGTACATGGAAATCCACAGTTGGAGCATCACTCTTTCACTAGGAACCCAATATTGGTACTTAATGGGAGCAATCAGTATGTAGAATTCAGTAACAATTCAAACATTGGATGTCTGAACAACCTGGCTGTCTGTCAGTCAGGATTTACCATTGAGGTCGATGTTAGTCTGACCAAGGTCGATCAGCAGCAGAAGACTGTGATTATCTCCAATAGCAACCAATATCTGAACGAAACTGGAATGGCACTATACTTCTTCAATGGACTATTGTATGGATATGTCAGTACTAGCCACCAAACATGGAAAGTGGAGTACAATTATAAAGTAGATTTGAATAAGTATCATAACTACCAGATATCATGGAGTGTGACTCATGGATTGACACTATTTATTGATGGCCATCAAGTGGCATCTACCACATATGCCACTACCCACAAGTACACATTAATTCAGCATTCCTTGACAATAGGAAAATTACATTCAGTGTCTTACACAACATCAATGAAATTGACAGGACTAACGATCTGGCAGGCATCTCATCAAGTCCTCATACAACAGGGAACACTTACTACAG CTGGTACTACTGATTCTCCAACAACATTAAGTTCTAAAGTACCAGCAAGTTCTACCACAATAAAGATACCACCATCACCAAGTTTGACATCAACATCAACAACAACCTCTGGAACAACTCCTACATCTCCCATAGAAGTAACAATACCAAGCACCATAGCAACAACAAGTTCAGAAGTGATAAAGAAACACCattttggttttatagctatcaGCCATAACGTTTTaacaacatcttcctataacTTATCTGTTCATGGAAGTCCACATTTGGAGCAGAATTCAGTTCTTGTCCTAAATGGAAGCAATCAGTTTGTAGAATTCAGTAATAATTCAAACCTAGGCTGTCTGAACAACCTGGCTGTTTGTCAGACAGGATTTACTATCAAGGTCAATGTCAGTCTGACCAAGGTCAATCAGCAGCAGAAGACAGTGATTATCTCAAATAGCAACCAATACCTGAATGGAACTGGTATGGCACTGTACTTCCATAATGGACACCTGTATGGATACATGAGTACTCACAACCAAACATGGAAAGTGGAGTACAAATATAAAGTAGATGTCACTATGTGGCATAAATACCAAATATCATGGAGCCTGGTTCATGGTTTGACAATATTTATTGATGGCCACCAGGTGGTAACCACCACACATGCCACTACCCACAAATTTACCTTAATTCAGCATTCCTTGACTATAGGAAAACTACATTTAGTGTCTTACACAACATCAATGAAATTGACAGGACTAACGATCTGGCAGGCATCTCACCAAGTCCTCATACAACATGGAATACTTACTACAG CTGGTACTTCTGTTTCTCCAACAACATTAAGTTCTAAACTACCAACAAGTTCTACCACAACTAAGATAACATCTACATCAACAACCACTTCTGGAACAACTCCAACATCTCCCATAGAAGCAACAATACCAAGTACCATAGCATCAACAAGTTCAGAAGTCATCAAGACACACCATTTCGGTTTTATAGCTATCAGCCATAATGTTTTaacaacatcttcctataacTTATCTGTTCATGGAAGTCCACATTTGGAGCAGAATTCAGTTCTTGTCCTAAATGGAAGCAATCAGTTTGTAGAATTCAGTAATAATTCAAACCAAGGCTGTCTGAACAACCTGGCTGTTTGTCAAACAGGATTTACTATCAAGGTCAATGTCAGTCTGATCATGGTTAATCAGGAGCAGAAGACCGTTATCATCTCCAATAGCAACCAATATCTGAATGGAACTGGTATGGCACTGTACTTCTATCATGGACACCTGTATGGATACATGAGTACTCACAACCAAACATGGAAAgtgaattacaaatataaagcaGATGTCACTATATGGCATAAATACCAAATATCATGGAGTGTGGTTGATGGTTTGACAATATTTATTGATGGCCACCAGGTGGTAACCACCACACATGCCACTACCCACAAATATATCTTAATTCAACATTCCTTGACAATAGGAAAACTACATTCAGTGTCTTACACAACATCAATGAAATTGACAGGATTAACAATCTGGCAGGCATCTCATCAAGTCCTCATACAACATGGAATACTTAGTACAG CTGGTTCTACTGTTTCTCCAACAACATTAAGTTCTAAACTACCAACAAGTTCTACCACAATAAAGATACCACCATCACCAAGTTTGACATCAACATCAACAACAACTTCTGGAACAACTCCTACAACTCCCATAGAAGCAACAATACCAAGTACCGTATCAACAACTACTTCAGAAGTCATCAAGACACACCATTTCACTTTTATTGCTATCAGCcataacattttaacaacatcttcctataacTTATCTGTACATGGAGGTCCACATTTGGAGCATCATTCAGTTCTTGTATTAAATGGAAGCAATCAGTTTGTAGAATTCAGTAATAGTTCAAACCTAGGATGTTTGAACAATGTAGCTGTTTGTCAGACAGGATTTACTATCAAGGTCAATGTTAGTCTTACAAAGGTCATTCAGCAGCAGAAGACAGTGATTATCTCCAATAGCAACCAATACCTGAATGGAACTGGTATGGCACTGTACTTCCATAATGGACACCTGTATGGATACATGAGTACTCACAACCAAACATGGAAAgtgaattacaaatataaagtaGATGTCACTATGTGGCATAAATACCAAATATCATGGAGTGTGACTCATGGTTTGACAATATTTATTGATGGTCACCAGGTGGTAACTACCACACATGCCACTACCCACCAATATACCTTAATTCAACATTCCTTAACAATAGGAAAACTACATTCAGTGTCTTACACAACATCAATGAAATTGACAGGACTAACGATCTGGCAGGCATCTCACCAAGTCCTCATACAACAGGGAATACTTACTACAG TTAGTACTACTGATTCTAAACCAACTATTACTTCAACAACAACACTAAGTTCTACACAGACATCAAGATTAAAAGCAACACAGATGACAACATCACCACCAACAACCACTTCTGGAACAACTTCTACAACTCCCATAAAAACAACAATACCAAGTACGATAGCAACAATAAGTTCAGAAGTCATTAAGACTCACCATTTCAGTTTTATAGCTATCAgccataatattttaaaaacatcttcATATACTTTATCTGTCCATGGCAGTCCACATTTGGAGCAACATTCAATTCTTGTCCTCAATGGAAGCAATCAGTTTGTAGAATTCAGTAATAATTCAAACATTGGCTGTCTGAACAACCTGGTTGTCTGTCAAACAGGATTTACTATCAAGGTTAATGTCAGTCTGACCAAGGTCAATCAACAGCAAAAGACAGTGATTATCTCCAATAGCAACCAATACCTGAATGGAACTGGTATGGCACTGTACTTCTTTAATGGACACCTATATGGGTACATGAGTACTCGCAACCAAACATGGAAAGTGGAGTACAAATATAAAGTAGACCTCACTTTGTGGCATAAATACCAGATATCATGGAGTGTGGCTCATGGTTTGACACTATTTATTGATGGCCACCAGGTGGTAACTACCACACATGCCACTACCCACAAGTACACATTAATTCATCATACCTTGACAATAGGAAAACTACATTCAGTGTCTTACACAACATCAATGAAATTGACAGGATTAACGATCTGGCAGGCATCTTATCAAGTCCTCATACAACAGGGAATACTTACTACAG TTGATACTACTGATTCTACACCAACTACAACTCCTACAACAACACTAGGGTCTACACTGCCAATAAGTTCTGTCACAAAGAAGATCATAACATCATCGTCAAGTATAACATCTACGCTAACATCCTCTTCTTCTACAACTCccatcaaaatgacaataccAAGTACCATAGAAACAACAAGTTCAGAGGTCATCAAGACACATCATTTTGGTTTTATATCTATCAGCCATAATATTTTAACAACATCTTCCTTTAATTTATCTGTCCATGGAAGTCCACATTTGGAGCATCATTCTGTTCTTGTCCTGAATGGAAGCAACCAATTTGTAGAATTTAGTAATAATTCAAACATTGGATGTCTGAACAACCTGGTTGTCTGTCAGACAGGATTTACTATCAAGGTCAATGTCAGTCTGATCAAGATCAACCAACAGCAGAAGACAGTTATTATCTCCAATAGCAACCAATATCTGAATGGAACTGGTATGGCACTGTACTTCTTTAATGGACACCTATATGGGTACATGAGTACTCACAACCAAACTTGGAAAGTGGAGTACAAATATAAAGTAGACCTCACTTTGTGGCATAAATACCAGATATCATGGAGTGTGGCTCATGGTTTGACACTATTTATTGATGGCCACCAGGTGGTAACTACCACACATGCCACAACCCACAAATACACATTTATTCATCATACCTTGACAATAGGAAAACTACATTCAGTGTCTTACACAACATCAATGAAATTGACAGGACTAACGATCTGGCAGGCATCTCATCAAGTCCTCATACAGCATGGAATTCATACTACAG CCATGCCAACAACTACTACATTAGCACCAACTACAACCAAAATGGACATTCCTAAATTTGAATGGAACTTTGTGAAAATACCACACAGTCAAACCATCATTGGGTCGATGTTCAATGCCACTGTACATGGATCTGTCAATGTAAATGCTTCCTTAGGATTTAACTTCAATAATACAAACCAGTACATTGATCTTGGAGTACATAGTGATTTATGTTTTGGAAACCTGAGTCTCTGTTCGTGTGGACTGACAATCAAGATCACGATTATGTTTACCAAACTAGAAGAAAATACTGTTATTATATCTAGTGGGGCTGAGCAAGCTACTGGAACAGGATTAGCCATGGTTTATCGTTATGGACAAATCCATTGTATGGTATCCACGGCAACAGATTCATGGTTTACTGAATTCAGCCGTGAAAGGTTTATTTATCACCAGGTTCACCAAGTGATTATAACATGGTCCCCTGCTCATGGGTTAAAGGTCATTATTAACAATTATGTGATCAGCTCTGTGACCAAATCCATTAAACATCGAGCTATAAAATCTTTCACAGAGCACATGTATATTGGAAATACACCAACCGTCAAGTCATTAACTTCCTGCAATTATTTCATGTCTTCAGTTACTATTTGGCATTGTTGGATAGATAATATAGTTGGAGAAGGGGAGCTAACTACACCTATACCAG AAACCACAAAGGTACCAGTGACAACTCCAGTGAAGACAGTGCCCCCTACTTCACCTGCTCCAGCTCTCACTACACAGTTCTGTCAAACAGGATATGTTTGTAAAG ATGATTTGACAACCCATCCAACATGGAAACCAACCAGTCCAAGCAAAAAACCCACTACACTGAAACAGACTCAACCAACCAATTCACCCACAAAGAAACCAACTAGACCAACTAAACCAACTAAACCCACCACACCAAAACCAACTGCAGGACCAACCACTCCTAAAGCAACTAAAAAACCCACCACACCAAAACCAACCACACCAAAACCAACCACTCCAAAACCAACTAAACCAACTACAAGACCAACCACTCCTAAACCTACAACACCAAGACCATCCAGACCAAGTTATGTCACCATTCCACATTTGAGACCAGGGGTCAGCAATACAGGAGTAGCCTATTTTAGTTGTCAGTTTGAAAAGTCTAAACAGCCAAACGTTGAGTTTGTAGTTTGTCTCCAGATTAATGGGAAATGTCCGAAACCGGTGCTAGTAGATGGATCATACCAGGAAGTAAAATTCACCATTGTAGAAATCAACCAGAACTTGTTTAGGAAACAG ATAACCTGCACAGTACAGGCCAAATGGAAAGGTCATAGTCTACTCACTCCAATCAAGACTAGTAATAGCATAACTCCagatataaag ATAGTTACAGGTAATTTAGTGCTAACAGAGGGAAACAAAACAGAGCATCTTGTTGTTAATGTCACAGCTCCACCTCAAATGTTCTGTTGTCAAGGGTGCCAAGGAAACTGTAAGGTTACCATAACAACCTATGCTAACCATGAGAGATTTTACCAAAGATGTACTTCCAATAAGTACATCCCAGAGGTAGTCATTGGATGGGCGGGGACTTCACAGTCACCAAATAAGAACCAGTGTGGTACCTCAGTTTCCCAGACAACACATATATCCTCATGGCAACAGATCATAAAAATTCCAGTAAAAGCAACTGTGGATGGGCGTATTGACAGGAACACACACAATCATTTTACTGTACAGGGCCATGTTGTTAACCAGCTTAAGCCATCGATCACCATTAAACCACATACACTCAATGTTGGACAAGTACAG aTAACCGCAAATAATGGTGACCACCATGCTCAATGTAAATCTCTCAATGACCCACACATGACAACATTTGATGGAAG aCGTTATGACAACCATAATGGTGGTGAATTTACCCTGTACAAGCATACCTCTTTGCCTTATGAg GTTAGAGCTTTTTACACAAAATGTTCAAGCAGAGGTCGAGCCTACTGTAACTGTGGAGCAGCCATTAAATCAGGTGATGATGTCATCACCTTCCAAACCTGTCAGAGAAGTGGAAATAATGGACAAGGACATGGTCATGGAGGTATCTTGGGATTTTTATTCAATGGACTAACAGGTCACGGACACGGACACGGACACGGCCATGATCATCACCATCACAGTACACCTGCTAGGATATCTGTCGAGCTGTATAAAAATGGTGAACTGACACCTGGTACTGAGATCCGACGTATAGGGTGTGGCCAGAAATATCAG GTGATTTTACCAACCGGAACTGTTGTAACCATTCAGTCCAGCGGAACtcaattcattaatatttggATAAATCCATCAAGTGTTGATAGAGGTCAAACTGAAG GATTGTGTGGATCTTATGATGGAAACAGGTACAACGATGTTTACTTTCCTCTCCATAATAATCGACCAGACAATAGTAAAAATCCAACACCATTCTGTATGAAATGGAA agaaCCCAAGACTATATTTTATGGCGTCTCTGCAGAGAAGTATAACTACATAAATACTTTCTGTAGCTGTATACAAAACAAGGAAGTGTTCTGTAACCGTGGACATGGTATCATGACATGTGCTAAATCAA GATATGACATAACTTCAACAATTCTAAGACAAGCTAAGATACCAAATATTGGTCACAGACACAGAAGAGATGTTGCTGAGGATGAAACAGTACTTACTACTACTGTTATGCCTGTTCAG ACAAATATCACAACCATCAATTATACCTCTGCTGAAGCCTATAATAGATGCAAAGAACTGGTAGAACAAAACAAAGCAGTACAATCGTGTTGGAGTACTGTAAACAACACTCTCTTCAATACCAGTATGGAAAACTGTGCCGCTGATTTAGTG GACTCTGGAGATGAAGTTTGGGCCAATGGTTATATCACTGATGTTGTAGAGGAATGTCTAAATACCCTGGCTAACCAGCAAGAAATTGTTAATGGCACTGTTAAGCAACCGAATGACACTGAAGCTGTTGATACAACTGAACTTTGTCAACAAGACTGTGGACAACATGGAGAATGTATTGAAG GTGTATGTAGATGTGCAGCAGGATACTCTGGTCTTAGCTGTGATGTATCAGCAGAAGACACTGTTCCCACCATGATTATACAGCCTGCTGGGACAGGAAGTTGTGGATGTGACAGAAGGACCACAGATGATTGTAATACTGTCACAGTTTATGGAGACAATTTTGTGGAGTCAACTACCCTTACATGCCATTATGAATTTACACAG GGACCAGCTTTTGGTAAACCAGCTTCCCTTGGTAGATCTGCTACAGCTCAATATGTCAGTATTAACCAGGTCACATGTACTTTACCAGAGGTCAATGATGGGGTGTACATATCCATCAGTAACAATGGACAGGGATACAGTAGTGACTGGTATCTGCACACTGTGTATGATTCTGTGTGCTTTGACTGTGTATCATCAGGACAAACATCACCAGcaatacaatataatagaaAG AACTTTACTTGTATAATAAATGGGCAATGTTTTGCTGCTAATGACAAGAAACCAGATGACGAGTGTAAATCATGTGATTCATCTAATAGTGACAACAAATGGACAGACAGCTCAG ACAAATCCTGTAAATGTAGCAGTGAAACTGAAGTATCTAAAGTAGGAGCTGAGGAAGATAGTGTATATAATAAACAGACTGTGACTATCTTGGCTGTTGTTATAGGAATCCTGTGCTTTATAACAATGGTATCACTATTCTACAACTGTAAACTCAG gtCCAAAAGGTCACTATACCGTAAAGAGGAATATGCCACTGATGATGCTTTCAACCTTCCACAGAAAAAGAATTATGAAAATCCTGGATATTCTTACGATCAATCAGAcaatgttaaaatgtaa